In Micromonospora purpureochromogenes, a single window of DNA contains:
- a CDS encoding metal-dependent hydrolase: MMGPSHALSGAAVWLTGSWALDQFADYHQSPLALAVGTAVCAGGALFPDLDLSGKVTRNQGGATVARTFGVFSLFIAEVMEKISLGVYYATKLSRDPRRNNGHRTLTHTLPFTALVGWGTTALCAAYGKWAVVSILFFMIGLALRGLFDEWAERAGWVIVTLASAAAAWFTFANLPGDRGYPMIGLAVGVGCFVHILGDMITKAGVPILWPIPIKRRMWLMVGLPNGIALRTGSKAEVIVLRTALTVLSVLAAVGLVAPSVLHRFNIEV; encoded by the coding sequence ATGATGGGACCGTCCCACGCGCTGTCCGGCGCGGCGGTGTGGCTGACCGGCTCGTGGGCGCTGGACCAGTTCGCCGACTACCACCAGTCGCCGCTGGCGCTGGCCGTCGGCACCGCGGTCTGCGCCGGCGGGGCGCTCTTCCCCGACCTCGACCTCTCCGGCAAGGTCACCCGCAACCAGGGCGGCGCGACGGTGGCCCGCACCTTCGGGGTCTTCTCGCTCTTCATCGCCGAGGTGATGGAGAAGATCTCGCTGGGCGTCTACTACGCCACCAAGCTGAGCCGGGACCCGCGCCGCAACAACGGCCACCGGACGCTGACCCACACCCTGCCGTTCACCGCCCTCGTCGGCTGGGGCACCACCGCGCTCTGCGCGGCGTACGGCAAGTGGGCCGTGGTGAGCATCCTGTTCTTCATGATCGGTCTGGCCCTGCGCGGGCTCTTCGACGAGTGGGCCGAGCGCGCCGGCTGGGTCATCGTCACGCTGGCCTCGGCCGCCGCCGCCTGGTTCACCTTCGCCAACCTGCCCGGCGACCGGGGTTATCCGATGATCGGCCTGGCCGTCGGGGTGGGCTGCTTCGTGCACATCCTCGGCGACATGATCACCAAGGCCGGGGTGCCGATCCTGTGGCCCATCCCGATCAAACGGCGGATGTGGCTGATGGTCGGCCTGCCGAACGGCATCGCGCTGCGGACCGGCAGCAAGGCCGAGGTGATCGTGCTGCGCACCGCGCTGACCGTGCTCTCCGTGCTCGCCGCGGTCGGGCTGGTGGCGCCGTCGGTGCTGCACCGGTTCAATATTGAGGTGTGA